The nucleotide sequence GCAAAAATACAGTCGGAAATAGTTTGTGCTGAACAACACGGTGTCCAATACTGGCCGATCTTCGAAACCCGGACCAATGACTTCGTCGGTTGCTGCGGCTTGAGGCCGTGGGCATACTCGCCGCCCGCGGGACACGAGACGGGATTCGCCCTCGTCAAGGCAAAATGGGAACAGGGATATGCTTCCGAGATCGCCGGGGCCGTCGTGAAGCATGCATTCGAAACGCTTCAGCTTCCGATGCTGCGGGCCGGGCATCACCCCGAGCATCGTAATTCGAAGAAGATCCTGCTTCGATTGGGTTTCCAGTTCGTGGATGAGGTCTTCTACAAACCTACCGGGTTGATGCATCCCACATACCAGTTGAAGAATGGCGGACCTCCCGAAAGAATCCTGGGTTGACCTGTATGCACAGCTTTCCAACAAGATTGTTGACGGCGGACCACATTGCCGGGCATCGTTACGCGTATGAGAATCAAAGTCGCCATTCTGTTGCTTGTTCTCGGAATAGTTGCCGGCAGCCCATCTCAGATACGATTCGTTCAGGCTGCTCCAGTTCAACAAGCGGCTCTTCCCGGCCGGTTGAGCGATGCCGAGTTCTGGAATCTGGCGTCCTCACTTTCTGAGCCCGGTGGATATTTCCGCATTGTGGACAACTTCACATCGAACGAGAGTGAGGTCGGGCGCCTTTTTCCGCGTGTCGCGGCCCTGGGCGGCCCTGGAGGTGTCTATCTTGGAGTCGGGCCGGAACAGAATCTCAGCTACATCGCGGCGTTGCGTCCTGCCATGGCGTTTATCGTCGACATCCGGCGCCAGGCGGCGATCCAGCATCTGATGTTCAAAGCGGTCTTCGAACTGTCGAAAGATCGTGCGGATTTCATTTCGATGTTGTTCGCGAAGCCCAAGCCGGCGGACATTGAGCCGATGGCGCCGATCCAGCAGATCTGGGGCGCATTCGCAAACGTGCCGACAGACAAGAGTCTGGCGGCAAAAAACCATGCAGCTGTCGTCGATCGGCTGAAGACCCACGGCTTTACCTTAACTGAGGACGAATCTTCTCAACTCGATCTTGTGCTGAACGCTTTTGTGCAGTATGGCCCCGCAATCACGACAAACAGCGGCGGCGGTGGCGGCGGCCGGGGTGGCAATGGCGCTTCTTTCGAAGATCTGACCGGCTGGGAAACCGATGACGGCGGTCAGCCGCGAAGTTTTCTTTCAACCGATGAAAACTACCGGTTCGTCAAAACTCTCCAGGAAAAGAATCTGCTGATTCCCGTTACCGGCGATTTCGGAGGACCCAAAGCCCTGCGGGCGGTCGGGAAATACCTGCACGAGCACAATGGAATCGTCCGCGCTTTTTATGTTTCCAACGTGGAATCCTATCTATTTATGGATGGCAAGTCCGAAACGTTTTACGAAAACGTCGCGTCGCTTCCGCTCAACGACCTCAGCGTCTTTATTCGTCCATACGCCATGCGCCAAGCCGGACGGCCTGAGCCGCTCTGCGGGATCGTGAAGTTTCTTGCTGCCGCGCAGGCGGGACGCGTCCGAACCAACAACGACGCGCTGAGTTGTCCACAGTAGGAACTGGAACACAAGAAGCACAATCCTTTTTGTGCTTTTTGTGTTCCGGTCCCGATCCCTTGAATGGCGCTCGCAGTGGGTTCAACGTCCGTTTTGAATGTGCTCCGCGATCCGTTCGGACAGCGCTGAAATCGTGGCCGAAGGATTGACGCTCAGCGCAGTTGGGATGATGGAGCCATCGGAGACGTACAGATTGGGATAGTTCCAGACTTCGCCGAACTCATTGACGACGCCTGCGGCCATATTGTCGGACATCGCGCAGCCACCCAATGGATGGGCGGTGAGAAGTTTCCTGAGCGGCCAGCGCCACAGGATACTGGTTTCGTATCGTCCTTTGACGGCTCTGCTGAGCGCCTTGAGACCGGCCTCCATCTCCTTGAACATTTCCTTGCTGCGTCGAGGATCCCACTGAATGTCGATGTTGCCTCCCGACAGGTGCATCCTGCCATCGGCCGCATCGGTCCCCATGCCGAGGTAGGGCAGGAATCTCGGTGTAACTCCGCCCTGAAACAGCCGGTCCACGCCATCCGTGACGGCGGAAGCCCGGCTGAGGCCAAGAGTCCGTAAGACATATTTATCCAGAAACTTCTTCAGGTTCCGCAGTCGGCCGGGAGTTGGCAGCGAACCTTCGAGGTACCAGAGAAGCGGATCTGGAAATCCCAGGTCCTCGATGAAAACCTTGTTCTTCGGTGTGGAGTAGTCCGCGATTGCCGTGATGTTTGGGCCGGAGCCCGGATCGATTTCGCGATCCGCGTCAAAGGCGCCGGCGAGGAGAAAATCGCCGTTGCCGGAAAACTTATCACCAAGCAGTGGGCTCAGCTGTGGCAGCGTCTTATGTAAATCGCGCGAGCGCAGCAAAATCTCCGTCGAGCCGAGCGAACCGGCGGAGACCACGACCTTTTGTCCTGTGACCGCGCCATATTCAAATTCACCGGGTTTCTCCGGATCGAGATGTTTGAAATAAACTGTATAGCCGTTGCTGCCATCGCCGCCCCGCGGC is from Terriglobia bacterium and encodes:
- a CDS encoding GNAT family N-acetyltransferase; this encodes MRILDTGRLYLRTWETSDFPLARSLWADPDVMTFLGGPLSDDRILAKIQSEIVCAEQHGVQYWPIFETRTNDFVGCCGLRPWAYSPPAGHETGFALVKAKWEQGYASEIAGAVVKHAFETLQLPMLRAGHHPEHRNSKKILLRLGFQFVDEVFYKPTGLMHPTYQLKNGGPPERILG
- a CDS encoding GMC family oxidoreductase; translated protein: MKDKYDVVVIGSGFGGAINACRLAQAGRSVCILERGKRWGRKDFPRTTGQVARSFWNFKDYGLLDYRTFGKIDVIQGCGVGGGSLVYFNVHIRAPREIFENPRWPKAIKRDALDPYYDKAKDMLEAKPLTPPAELDMPKRTEAFLAAARGAGRKGELVDICIYTGPDKLNRQGSPQSGCVYCGNCMLGCHVHAKNTLDLNYIALAEQNGAEVYPLHYVEKIEPRGGDGSNGYTVYFKHLDPEKPGEFEYGAVTGQKVVVSAGSLGSTEILLRSRDLHKTLPQLSPLLGDKFSGNGDFLLAGAFDADREIDPGSGPNITAIADYSTPKNKVFIEDLGFPDPLLWYLEGSLPTPGRLRNLKKFLDKYVLRTLGLSRASAVTDGVDRLFQGGVTPRFLPYLGMGTDAADGRMHLSGGNIDIQWDPRRSKEMFKEMEAGLKALSRAVKGRYETSILWRWPLRKLLTAHPLGGCAMSDNMAAGVVNEFGEVWNYPNLYVSDGSIIPTALSVNPSATISALSERIAEHIQNGR